The Candidatus Beckwithbacteria bacterium DNA window AATACCTAAAGATGTGTTACAAAGCGAAAATAGTGAAAGCTAAAGATTTAATTAAATAGGCCAGGGTTTTAATCTGGGGTTGGGTGAATATTTTCTGCCGGTTTTGGCCAAATTTTTGCCGTTTAAACGAACAGCATCGGCGGTAAAATCAATTTTGCCGGAAAAAATTGAACTGCCAACAGCGTAAATATCAACAGGAGTTTTAGTTAATTCAAACTGTTTGATTTTTTCCGGATTAAAGCCGCCGGAAACGATGATTTTTACCCAATTATAGCCGTTATTGTCTAAAGCCTGCCTGACTTTTTTGACCAGCAGAGGATTAACGCCGGTTTGTTGTGGAGTAGAAATATCAGCAATATTTTCGGCAGTGTCGAGACGGACCCCCCAAAGTTTTTTACCCAATTTTTTAGCTGATTCGAGGGCTCCTTTAACGCAATTATTATTAAAGTCAATCAGGCTAATAGTATTAATTTCAGGAAAATATTGATTAAATTTGATGGCGGTTTTGGCGGTGTCACCATGATAAGCAACAATTAAGGCATGGGGAATGGTTCCGACAGGTTTTTGATTAATTAAGGAGGCAGCGGCGGGAGTGCTGACTCCACTGGCGCCACCGATAAGGGCGGCATAACCATCACCCTCCTGATTAAGAAAATAATCAAAGCGGGGGGCGAAGTAGAGAACAGGTTTGCCGTTAGCGGCCACAACAGCATTATGGATATTGGTAGCAATCAGGCTGCGGCGGGCGAAAATACCTAAATAGACAGTTTCCAGATGAGCAAAATAAGAATAGTCCCCCTCAATAGTTAACACGGTTTCCCATGAGGAGATTTGATGACCGTCTTTTAATGCATGAATTTTTAACTGAGAAATAGAATCAATTGTTTGTCGAAAGAGTTGTTTAGTTTCTTCAATGCCACAAAGAGTTATGTTTTTTTGTTTTTGAAAAACCTGCAAAGTAAGGATTGGGTGGTAATTGTCGTCGATTAAAATCTTTCTGGCACGGTTAAAATATACGTCACTATAGTCGCCACGCCGGATTTTAGCAGTCGGGAAATAAAACTTAATCATGAGGTTATAATACAATATATGTCTACTATGTCAGCAGGGAATAAAGAAATTGAGTTTATTAAAGCTATTTTTGAAAAAGAAAAAAAATCAAAAGCCGTGGTGGCAGTGTCCGGTGGGATTGATTCCAGCGTGGTGTTGGTGCTGATGGTGAAAGCCTTGGGAGCGGAAAATGTTTATGCGATGCAATTACCTTATAAAAACCAGTCAGTAGAGAATTCTAGCTTAATTATCGATTGGGTGAAAATTTCAGCAGAAAACAGAGTTAAAATAAACATTGCCAAAATCGTGGATGGATTCGGGGTAAAAGACAAAGTGAGGTTGGGAAATATTATGGCACGGGTGAGAATGATATATACTTTTGACCAGGCGAAAAAACTAAAAGCCTTAGTGGTGGGGACGGAGAATAAGTCGGAAAAACTTTTAGGTTACTATACCCGTTATGGCGACGAGGCCTCAGACATTGAGCCGATTATTCATTTGTACAAAACCCAAGTTTGCCAACTGGCGAAAGAATTAAAAATTCCGGAAAAAATTATTAAGCAGGCGCCGAGCGCAGGTTTGTGGCAAGGGCAAACTGATGAGGGCGATTTGGGTTTTAGCTATGAAGAAGTAGAAGGATATTTTAAAAACAAAAAACCAAATAAAAAAATTGAGAAATGGCTAAAAAAGGTGGAATTTAAGAAAAGAGCGCCATATAATCTTGGAGATGATGATATAATATTGACCGATTATGCTAAATAAGGAATTAATTAGTTCTGCAGAAGGTCGGCTTGAGCAATACAAAGCGGACCATAGCTTTAGAGTAATGTATTTAGCGCGAGAAATATTCCGATTAGAGGCAATTAATGCTCCAGAGGAAATTCATCAAGAGCCAGCTTTTTTTATTGAGGTGCTAGATTGGGCAGGAGCATTACATGATACAGAAATGAAAGAGTTAAATGATTTTACTCACGGGCAGAAAGCGGCGGAGAAGGTTGATCAGATTATTGGCGATAAGCTTAGTGAAAAAGGTAGAAATCTCGTTAAGCTTTTATGCAATTGTCACTGGGTTGATGATAATGAAATTTATGGATTAAATCCTACAGAAGCTTGGTTATTAAAGGTATTTAAAGATGCAGATAATTTGGATGGAGTGAGATTTAGCAAAAATGGGATTTTAGACGAAAGTCGTTTTAGGCTTAGATTTCAAAGTTCGAGAGAATTAATCGGTAAGGCAGGCGAACTTTGGGGAAAAACGCACCAAATATTTGAAACACAGTATCAGGCGTTTAATGAAGTAAGCAAAGCGGCGGTTGAAATAGGTTTGATAATTCAGTAATAATAGTGTTCATGGTGACTCCGCAGCAATATACAGCTAAATTAAGCGAAAAGACACAATTAAATAAAAACTATTGTTTATTTCAACTGGAGTTAATTAAACCCAACACAATTAATTTTCAGGCCGGCCAGTATCTTTCTTTAGAAATTGGCGGCGGAGAGAAACGGGCCTATTCAATTGTTTCGACACCGACAAAAAATTACGGAGTGGATTTGTGCGTGGATTTATCGCCCCAAGGGAAGGGGACAACCTATTTAAAAAATTTACAGCCAGGAGATGAGGTAAAATTTTTAGGGCCGCTGGGTAGATTTATTGTTGGCAGAGAGAAGAAGTTGTTGTTCGTGGCGACCGGCTGTGGGATTTCGCCAATACGGAGCATGGTATTTGATTTATTGGAAGACAAAAAAGATAAACGGGAAATTTGGCTGTTGTGGGGACTAAGGTATGTGGAAGATATGTTTTGGGAAGAAAAATTCCGGCAGATTGACGAGTATTATCCTAATTTTCATTACCGGTTAGTTTTATCTAAGCCGCCGGAAAAATGGCCGGTGGAAAGCGGGCACGTGACTGATGAGATTAAGAATTTAGATTTAAACAATGATTGGGGGGCGTATTTGTGCGGAAACCAAACAATGATTGCAGAAGTTAAACAAATGTTGCAAGATAAGGGAGTACCAGAAGTCAATATTCATTTTGAAAAATTCTAAGGAGGATTCCGCCACAGGCGGATAAATATGGCGAAATATAAGATTAAAATTATTAAAGATAAGTGTATCAGCGCGGCGGCGTGTGTGGGAATCGCCCCTAAAGTTTATCAATTGGATGAGAATAATATTGTTTATGTGGCGGACGAAAACGGGGATACGGCAGAGAATATTTTATTAGGCGCACAAAGTTGTCCGACGAACGCGATTGAAATTTACGACGCGGAAACAAACGAAAAGGTGTGGCCCAAGGACTAGCTTATAATATTCTTGAGGTGCGCCTCTTGACATCAGGGGAATAACTGTCTAGGCTTAGGTCAGATATAGAGAGGGGGTGAGGTATAAATGGCTTATTCTTATAAGAATAAAAAAGGTGTAACTTATTACTTACACTTTAAAGATGTTAATCTTCGCGGCGGGAAAAAGCAGAGAATTTACTTCTTTGCCCGTGACGTGAGAAGCGGATCTTTAGATGCAGTTCCGTCCGGATATGCAGTGATGGAAACTCAGAGAACCGGAATGCCGGTTTTGAAGAAAGCTTAATTTTTTAAAGCGAAAATATACCCCGCTGCTCGCGAGCAGCGGGGTTTCTTATGACCGAATGTTAGGAAAGATTTTTTTTGAGGGTTTATTAAGAAAAGCAAAGGAGAGGAAAATAGGTAAACCGTATTTGAGATAACGGTTGATGCCATAACGCAGACGGCGATCGCTGGTTTTAACTTCTAATTCATGGAGATAACCGATTTTGCCGACGCGGCTAACTCGTCGGGCTAACTCCATGTCTTCGAAAGAGAAGAATTTAGAGTCAAAGCCGCCGACAGTGGTAAAGACCTTTTTTTTGATAGCAAAATTAGCCCCACCGAAAGAAAAATAGCCAGTGATCATTTTATTGAGCATTTCGCCTAAGGGAAAGATTAAAAAGGGGATGAGTCGATATTTTGATTTGTGATGAAAACGATAGATGCCAACTAGGGCAGCGAGATCTGGTTGGGAACTAAAAGCGTTATTAATGTTATCGAGCCAGTCAGAAGGAGCAATTGAGTCGGCGTCGATAAAGGCTAAAATTTGGCCACGGGCGACCTTAGCGCCGGCGTTACGGGCCCGGCCCGGCCCGGCCTTAGTTTCGCTAACAACACGAATATTAAATTTTTTAGCGATGGCGGCCGTGGAGTCAGTCGAGTTGTTGTCGACAACAATAATTTCGTAGGGGTGACGGTAATCTTGATTTTTCAGGGAGGTTAGGCAAAGACCGATAGATTTAGCTTCATTATAGGCAGGGACGATGACGGAAATTTTAGGTATTGGCATAGTTAGATAAGATATTATAGTATAAGTTATAAGAAAGGGAGGGAGTATGTTAAAAAAAATAATTTTAGGGTTATTGGCGGTTTTATTGATTGTCGGCGGAATAGCCGTAATCAAAAGAAATCGAAAAGTAGAAGAAAAAATCAGCCCGGAAATTACCTTGGAATCTTCCAAAATGATAACTGACCAAACTAAGCTTAAACCGGAAATGACGGAAGCAGAAAAACAGGCAATAGAGAACGCGTTTAAAGAAAAAGGGGCGGAGATGACAATGCTTAGGGACGTTGAAGGTGGTCAGACTGTGGGGACGGCTTGGAGGCAATTTGATAAAAAATTTTATTTTAAGATTGAAGCGAGCCGGTTGCCAGCTCTAGAGAAAGGTTTTTATTATGAGGGTTGGTTAGTGGGTGAGAGTGGGTTTTTTTCAGTCGGACGGATGGATGCGGGAACAGGCAAGCTTTACTACATCAGTGATCAAGATAAGAGTCAGTTTAAAGGCGTAGTGGTGACTTGGGAACCGGAGGACGGAAATCCGGTGCCGGATAAGCACATTTTGGAGGGAAATTTTTGATGATTAAAAATATTGCTTTTTTCGGCGCTTCGGAATTAAAGTCGGAAAGCAAATATTATCAGGATGCCTTTAAAATTGCCCAGGTTTTGGCAAAGAAGGGCTATACGATTGTCAATGGCGGCGGGCCGGGAATTATGAATGCGGCGACCCAGGGAGCGATATCTGTCGGAGGAGAAACGTTGGCGATTACTTTTAATCCTCAGGATGCGCCGGGATTTGAAGGTCGGTATTTGGCAAACAAAGCGGACAAGGAAATTAAAACTCATAATTACCCAGAAAGAATGTTTAAATTACTGGAGCATGCTGACTGTTTTATTATTTTTAAAGGCGGAACAGGAACGATTTCCGAGCTGGGAGCAGCTTGGGCTTTAGCCAAATTTTATTACCCCAACCATAAGCCGTTTATTTTATACGGCAGGTTTTGGCGGAAAATAATTAAAGTATTAAAAGAGGAAATGCTGATTTCGGCTCAAGCGATGAAGGTGTTTCAGTTTGCCGAAACAGAGACTCAAGTTTTAGAGGCACTGGAAAAATTATGAAGATTTATCTTGGAGCAGACCATAGAGGGTTTAAATTAAAAGAAAAATTAAAAGGGTGGTTAAAAGATCAGAAAATTGAGTGTGAAGATTTAGGCAATACTCAATATGAGATAGAAGATGATTTTCCGGATTTTGGTAAAAAAGTGGCCGAAAAAGTGCAAACAACA harbors:
- a CDS encoding quinolinate phosphoribosyl transferase; this encodes MIKFYFPTAKIRRGDYSDVYFNRARKILIDDNYHPILTLQVFQKQKNITLCGIEETKQLFRQTIDSISQLKIHALKDGHQISSWETVLTIEGDYSYFAHLETVYLGIFARRSLIATNIHNAVVAANGKPVLYFAPRFDYFLNQEGDGYAALIGGASGVSTPAAASLINQKPVGTIPHALIVAYHGDTAKTAIKFNQYFPEINTISLIDFNNNCVKGALESAKKLGKKLWGVRLDTAENIADISTPQQTGVNPLLVKKVRQALDNNGYNWVKIIVSGGFNPEKIKQFELTKTPVDIYAVGSSIFSGKIDFTADAVRLNGKNLAKTGRKYSPNPRLKPWPI
- a CDS encoding anti-sigma factor — protein: MLKKIILGLLAVLLIVGGIAVIKRNRKVEEKISPEITLESSKMITDQTKLKPEMTEAEKQAIENAFKEKGAEMTMLRDVEGGQTVGTAWRQFDKKFYFKIEASRLPALEKGFYYEGWLVGESGFFSVGRMDAGTGKLYYISDQDKSQFKGVVVTWEPEDGNPVPDKHILEGNF
- a CDS encoding HD domain-containing protein, yielding MLNKELISSAEGRLEQYKADHSFRVMYLAREIFRLEAINAPEEIHQEPAFFIEVLDWAGALHDTEMKELNDFTHGQKAAEKVDQIIGDKLSEKGRNLVKLLCNCHWVDDNEIYGLNPTEAWLLKVFKDADNLDGVRFSKNGILDESRFRLRFQSSRELIGKAGELWGKTHQIFETQYQAFNEVSKAAVEIGLIIQ
- a CDS encoding ferredoxin yields the protein MAKYKIKIIKDKCISAAACVGIAPKVYQLDENNIVYVADENGDTAENILLGAQSCPTNAIEIYDAETNEKVWPKD
- the nadE gene encoding NAD(+) synthase, coding for MSTMSAGNKEIEFIKAIFEKEKKSKAVVAVSGGIDSSVVLVLMVKALGAENVYAMQLPYKNQSVENSSLIIDWVKISAENRVKINIAKIVDGFGVKDKVRLGNIMARVRMIYTFDQAKKLKALVVGTENKSEKLLGYYTRYGDEASDIEPIIHLYKTQVCQLAKELKIPEKIIKQAPSAGLWQGQTDEGDLGFSYEEVEGYFKNKKPNKKIEKWLKKVEFKKRAPYNLGDDDIILTDYAK
- a CDS encoding FAD-binding oxidoreductase; protein product: MVTPQQYTAKLSEKTQLNKNYCLFQLELIKPNTINFQAGQYLSLEIGGGEKRAYSIVSTPTKNYGVDLCVDLSPQGKGTTYLKNLQPGDEVKFLGPLGRFIVGREKKLLFVATGCGISPIRSMVFDLLEDKKDKREIWLLWGLRYVEDMFWEEKFRQIDEYYPNFHYRLVLSKPPEKWPVESGHVTDEIKNLDLNNDWGAYLCGNQTMIAEVKQMLQDKGVPEVNIHFEKF
- a CDS encoding glycosyltransferase, translated to MPIPKISVIVPAYNEAKSIGLCLTSLKNQDYRHPYEIIVVDNNSTDSTAAIAKKFNIRVVSETKAGPGRARNAGAKVARGQILAFIDADSIAPSDWLDNINNAFSSQPDLAALVGIYRFHHKSKYRLIPFLIFPLGEMLNKMITGYFSFGGANFAIKKKVFTTVGGFDSKFFSFEDMELARRVSRVGKIGYLHELEVKTSDRRLRYGINRYLKYGLPIFLSFAFLNKPSKKIFPNIRS
- a CDS encoding LOG family protein, whose protein sequence is MIKNIAFFGASELKSESKYYQDAFKIAQVLAKKGYTIVNGGGPGIMNAATQGAISVGGETLAITFNPQDAPGFEGRYLANKADKEIKTHNYPERMFKLLEHADCFIIFKGGTGTISELGAAWALAKFYYPNHKPFILYGRFWRKIIKVLKEEMLISAQAMKVFQFAETETQVLEALEKL